Below is a window of Nicotiana tabacum cultivar K326 chromosome 19, ASM71507v2, whole genome shotgun sequence DNA.
tgggatcagcatgtttatcgaagccactttttCTCATGAGCCATcgagagctctgtcctcgatcGTTCCTTTGATCATTCCGGATGGGATTGTGTCCTGGGCCACTGTTTCTACGATCTgcgttgtatggttgataccgctCTCTGTTCAACCAgggttctctgtcgatatccctttgagttctgCCGATGGGTCTGTTTGGATAAACGAAACCGGACggggtccccaattgatcatcctcgaccctaatctttgactggtaccgattatgtacatcagCCCAAGTTTCtgctggatattcaattaaattctgctttagtTGTCGTGATGCcatcgaacttcgttcgttcaaaccttgagtaaaggctTGAACATTCCAATCGTCTGTGACAGGTGGTAGTTCCATGTGTTCCATCTGGAActgagatacgaattccctcaatatttcgttgtctttttgtttcaccttgaagaggtccgacttcctagtcacaacctttattgctctggcatgtgcctttacgaaggagtaTGCAATcatggcgaaggaatcgatggaattaggcAGCAAATTATGGTACCAACAGATTCAATCTCAccgtcttccaagtcattcccttttattgcgcatgtataagaagtggcGTGCTCTCtagggtcggtggtcccattatacttaggaatttctggcatTCAAAATTTCTTCGGATTGggtttcggagccgcacttggagagaaaggcttctgtacgaatttctttgaatccataccctTTAGAATCGGCGGTGCCCTCGGTATTTAGTCAACCCgggagttgtatgtctctactttcATGTCAtttgcctcaattttcttttctcccgattcaatccgtttagtgagctcctcgagcattttcataacgGCGGGGCCAGTCCCCGATTCGTTGGCGTTCGACCTTTCCGGCACATGCTCCGTCCTGTGGACGACTTATGGTTCGGTCCTACTCGGTGTTCGGTGTTGATTTTGCCGTTGTGCTATAGCGGCTTGTTGAGCATGTAATatttcgaatatcaattggaggctaactctaccatcttctccgccctgcgtacctcgaccacctgatcgaacttccctgcgtacgctaccttcgggatcaacgcccaaatttgcatttagggcgacatgtgaactgacatcgacGGGATTTGCAATTGGTACTCCCTCGAGGTCAGCCTGAGGCGCCTCGATCCCTGGGGCGGCTATATTGTCATTTTTTCCGTAAAATCCGAGGTCGTTGTCACCATGTGTAGGCGttgcttgtgagtttgacatgtttatgCTGCGTAACTGTTTTTGATCAAATCTCGTAAGAATCTTTATTTTCaggataaacatgtcaaactcacaagcaaCGCCTACACATGGTGACAACGACCTCGGATTTTACGGGAAAAATGACAATATAGCCGCCCCAGGGATCGAGGCGCCTCCGGCTGACCTCGAGGGAGCACCAATTGCAAATTCCgtcgatgtcagttcacatgtcgccctaaatacaaatttgggcgttgatcccgaaggtagcgtacgcagggaagttcgatcaggtggtcgaggtacgcagggcggagaagatggtggagttagcctccaattgatattcgaaatATTACATGCTCAACAAGCCGCTATAGCACAACGACAAAATCAACACCGAACACCGAGTAGGATCGAACCATAAGTCGTCCACAGGACGGAGCATGTGCCGGAAAGGTCGAACGCCAACGAATCGTGGACTGACCCCGCCATTATGAAAATGCttgaggagctcactaaacggattgaatcgggagaaaagaaaatcgaggtaaatgacaagaaagtagagacatacaactcccgggttgactaaataccgggggcaccgccgattctaaagggtgtggattcaaagaaattcgtacagaagcctttctctccaagtgcggctccgaaaccCAATCCGAAGAAATTTTGAatgccagaaattcctaagtataatgggaccaccgaccctaaAGAGCACaccacttcttatacatgcgcaataaaagggaatgacttggaagacgatgagattgaatctgttggtaccacaatttgccgcctaattccatcgattccttcgccatgcttgcatactccttcgtaaaggcacatgccggagcaataaaggttgtgactaggaagtcggacctcttcaaggtgaaataaaaagacaacgaaatgttgagggaaggggggatcgaaatcaaccctgataagatcaaggcaatcgaagacatcacagtcgtGTTTCACACTATTTGATTTTGATTGAGCATAGAGTTAAAGTTATCATCTTGAATTACTTATGTCTTATACAAGTAATAATGGcagaaaatataaaagtaatgTTTGAACATTTAAGATTTGACTAATTCAATGAACTTAAATTGTAAAAGTTTTGAAAGTTGTATGAATACTATTATATACTAGTAAAAtcgtgtttatatatatatatatatatatatatatatatatatatttttttttttcttgctttGTTGTAAACTAGGCAGAATATTGTCATTTAGATTAATGATGAGGAAATACTTTATGCAAGAGAAATTCTTCCATCTCCTTGATTATTTGCGACCACTCAAATACATAGGAGAAAAATAATCTTTCACAACACACGAACTTACACTGACAAATACATAATACAGTAGCAGTTATAATTCCTAGCCAACTTGATTCTAAAATTGTACTTCCTTTCCTTCTACTCCCCTTGTATAACATAACTTTTCTATTGGACATATGCCAATAATGAATTTCTCAAGAACAAAAGGGATTGTAAAAATGATATAAAGGGACATGTATACAaaggataaaaatattattaattccATAAAAATGCCCACGGGCGCTCGGAAGGGCATTTTGGGAAAGCTACCCCTTTTGTTGTGTATTTGACGTTTGCACATAAAGCTTTAACAGTTGGATCTCCTAGGTAACGTATGTCCACATTTTCCATTTGTATCCCTTGGCATGGAACAGTTTTACTGCAGTTTAATTTAACTGCAGTATGCGTGGAACTCGTTCCCTTAATATTTTTGTACATTATATTACTCACATGCACTGCTTCTTTctggaaaatttaaaaaaaaaaaggaaaaaacacacacaagaaaaatataaatattaccACTTACTCTAAAAAGAAATTTGACATGAGTACTCACATGACTTAATTAATTACCTGCTCTTTGCATGGTTTTTCTTGGTCATAGTAAAATTGATCTATGATTATGGGGTTGGTCACATTCACCATCTCTATATCTTGAAAAAGAATGTTTTTTGCATATCCACGTCCTCCCTTTAGAATTAGACAATTAAAAAAAACTCATGTCATATTTATAAGTATAAACATattgaaataaattaaaagaatttTTTCGTAATATGAATATTATAAAAACTTACTTACATCGGGTATTTATACAAAATCATAGTCccctctgtcccaatttatgtgacataTTTTGCTTTCGAGATTCAAACGTCTTAATTTTGACCGTGCATTTGAATATAAAATgtttaagttttttgaaataaaatttatatatttagaaaCTACATAAAAAGTATTATAAGTCACAGTATATgattaataattcaaaatatctAAAAgacatataattaaaaaaattacggTCAAAGAATAATTTATTTGACTTTTGAAATACGAATAGTATattgggacggagggagtattaattaATCATGGTTAAGTAATAAGATAAGAGGAGAATATATATATCCTGATCTGTTGCAGCTTAAGATATTGCTGCATGTATATATCCTAATCTTGTCTAAATGATAGGGTTTTGTTAACCATAAGAAATAAAATTACTTGATCATTCAAAAAACCACAAAATGCAAAGTACTGATTACTGAAACTGTTACACACTAATAAGATCagatcaaagaaagaaataaattaaACTAAGATAAAGTGAGGTGTGATTAACATTATTAACCAGTTTTTCAACAAAACTAGACTTAGATTTACAGTTTTAGTTCCCAGGTGGTTTGCCAAATGAGAAGTGGTGATATGAAAATTTGTTAGTAACTCAAAATACATGATAGTGAATGActattatattaattaattagattAGACTTAATAAACAGTGGGAAACCAAATCATATACCTGCCAAGACTTTATTCTTAATCCATTAGTTGTTCCCCTCAAGGTGGCATCGTGTACATAAATATTTGAAACAACATCCTCCTCTTTATTTTTTCCCAAGCTTCCAATACTAAAACAAAAAAGACACAAAAATTAGtattttataaaaagaaaaaatacgaTTAAACATAGAActttccttttatttcttttttaaaaagaagTTCTCAACCTTTTGAACGTAAATTAGAGGTGACATAATATGTCAATATCATAAAACATCCAATAAAATTAAATGGACTGAAATGGATAAATAAGTCAATGGACTGAAATGGATAAATAAGTCTTACTTCGGGTTGCATGTCGGAtacttggattttcttttccaattgttagggtttttatttttatttttagtgtaCTTTTTCACTAAAAAAATATGATTACTAGCTTTAACAACTTTTTCCTTCCCGCTTAAAGgctatcaaataaaattttaattaattatatgGTTATATTTATATGGTTGGAGAAGCTAACTACTCTTTCCAAACCATCTTATAGTAGGTTTAGTTACCACGCAAGAGTTTGTTGAAATGGTAAAAGTTCTTTTATCCTTAATCAGTGATTTCATGTTCGAATCTTAAGAATAATTGAATCCTCTTCTATAAGGGGTATTAATTAATTTTACAACGCGAATCTGAATAGTCCAACCAGGGGGTTCCGGACAGTACTGAATACTTTAAAAAACAAAATTAGATTTAGCTAGATGAATTAGGAAGTTGGCCGTTTCTCATACACTTAACTCATGCTTGTGTGATGTCAACAAGCACAAGGAAAGTAAGAAACCATTTTTGGGAGAAAATGCTAGTCCTTTTTCAATGTCCTAGTTGAGATATACCAGAATAATCAAAGTGTTGACTTCTCACATTTTGTGCTAAAAAACAACACTTTCTCTGATTAAGGACCATTATTTTCCCTCTTTAGAAACCTTTTCATTCTTTCTCCAAGTCATTTTCCATTTTCTCCCTCTATAAATATGTATGATACTTCAAGTTGAGGAAGCATAagtcctctttcattttattcttaTTTCCTAATTAAGTTTAATTTCGAAAGGAGAacaaagagaataaaaaaaagaaaaagaaatgtttCTTAGAAGCCTTCTTATCTTACTACTAGCCACTTGTTTGCTTTCAACCTTTTGTAATGGAAAGAAGATTGGAAAACCTATAAAACGTGGTAATAGTAGTGCACCAAAAATTGATAATGTGAGGAAAACGCCACAAGTAATTATTGATACACAAGCTTTTGGAGCCAAAGGTGATGGACTCACAAATGATACAGAGGTAAattctttttcgttttttaactaactttatatttcttgcttgttttatttttgtgaaaattcTATCTACAAGAGGTATCAAACTGCATGCAGTTCCACTATAGCAGACTTTTGTTTTAGTAGAAAATGATACTGAAATCATCAGTTTTAATTTCAGGCATTTataaaggcttggaagaaggcaTGCAAAACAGAAAATGCTGTGCTTTTGGTGCCAAGGCACAAGAGATATTATGTTGGACCAATTAAATTTCATGGTCCTTGCAAGAAAGGCCTTAGAATGATGGTGAGTTCAAATTCATgacaagcaaaaaaaaaatatctactTAAATTAGAATTGACTTATAATTTATTAGTAATTTTCTTTTCCTAATTACCTTTCCAATTTCGTCCTTGATATTATTTTGTCATTTAGATAAATGGAGAACTCAGAGCTTCAAAAAATATATCAGATTATGAGCAAGATAGAAGACATTGGCTTTTATTCCAAAACATGGAAAACTTTACAGTTGAAGGTGTAGGTAGCATCGATGGCAATGGAGAAGTATGGTGGAAATACTCTTGCAAAATTGATAAAACAATTGTGAGTATTAGTGTAATGTAAAAGAAATAAGTGTGTTTTTTTTATTCAAGTCAAGTAATTAATATAGTATtagtttttctctattttctgCAGCCATGCAATGCAAAAACACTAATAGCTCCAACTGTAAGTTTTAATCCCGCCTTTTTCATATATAAAAAGGATAGTCTAGTGCACTAAACTCTACTATACGCGGAGGAAAAGGATCAGACCACTTTTTCCACCGTAATACCGTGTATCATCAGCATATTTAAAATTCAGCAATGAACattactaaatatatatattcatttgACAGGCTATGTTCTTTAATAATTGCACAAATGTGACAGTAAGAAACTTAGAGTTCAAGAATCCACAGAAGATGCACTTGACAATTTCTAAAAGTGAGCATGTTGAGGTTTCAAGATTGAGACTTACAGCACCAGCTGATAGCCCCAACACTGATGGGATTCACGTTTCTGGGACTAAAGATATTGATATTCACCATTGTTATATTGAAACAGGTTTAAAAATAAATTGGCAATAATTTTTCTGGGAAAATATTGTGCTTTAATTAATTacttgcttctttttttttagtGATTTTGTAACTACTTATTAATTAATGGATGATGTTTTTATGGTTAGGTGATGATTGTATATCAATAGTAAATGGTTCCACAAATGTTAGAGCAAGATACATACATTGCGGACCTGGCCATGGAATCAGGTAATTATGCAATATGGTAGAGAATTAATTAGAAGTCCATATATTCCCACACTTTAATTAATTCAATTGTAAACACTTTGAAAAAGTTGTTAAAGCTAGTAATCATATTTTTTTAGTGAAAAAGtacactaaaaataaaaataaaaaccctAACAATTGGAAAAGAAATCCAAGTATCCGACATGCAACCCGAAGTAAGACTTATTTATCCATTTCAGTCCATTGACTTATTTATCCATTTCAGTCCATTTAATTTTATTGGATGTTTTATGATATTGACAAATTTTGTCACCTTTAATTTACGTTCAAAAGGTTGAGAGcttctttttaaaaaagaaataaaaggaaagTTCTATGTTTAAtcgtattttttctttttataaaataCTAATTTTTGTGTCTTTTTTGTTTTAGTATTGGAAGCTTGGGAAAAAATAAAGAGGAGGATGTTGTTTCAAATATTTATGTACACGATGCCACCTTGAGGGGAACAACTAATGGATTAAGAATAAAGTCTTGGCAGGTATATGATTTGGTTTCCCACTGTTTATTAAGTCTaatctaattaattaatataatagTCATTCACTATCATGTATTTTGAGTTACTAACAAATTTTCATATCACCACTTCTCATTTGGCAAACCACCTGGGAACTAAAACTGTAAATCTAAGTCTAGTTTTGTTGAAAAACTGGTTAATAATGTTAATTACACCTCACTTTATCTTAGTttaatttatttctttctttgatctGATCTTATTAGTGTGTAACAGTTTCAGTAATCAGTACTTTGCATTTTGTGGTTTTTTGAATGATCAAGTAATTTTGTTTCTTATGGTTGACAAAACCCTATCATTTAGACAAGATTAGGATATATACATGCAGCAATATCTTAAGCTGCACCAGATCAGGATATACATATTCTCCTCTTATCTTATTACTTAACCATGGTtaattaatactccctccgtcccaatATACTATTTGTATTTCAAAAGTCAAATAAATTATTCTTTGAccgtaatttttttaattatatgtcTTTTagatattttgaattattaatcATATATTGTGACTTATAATACTTTTTTATGTAGtttctaaatatataaattttatttcaaaaaacttaaacATTTTATATTCAAATGCACGGTCAAAATTAAGACGTTTGAATCTCGAAAGCAAAATATGTCATATAAATTGGGACAGAGGGGACTATGATTTTGTATAAATACCCGATGTAAGTAAGTTTTTATAATATTCATATTACGAAAaaattcttttaatttatttcaatATGTTTATACTTATAAATATGACATGAGTTTTTTTTAATTGTCTAATACTAAAGGGAGGACGTGGATATGCAAAAAACATTCTTTTTCAAGATATAGAGATGGTGAATGTGACCAACCCCATAATCATAGATCAATTTTACTGTGACCAAGAAAAACCATGCAAAGAGCAGGTAATTAATTAAGTCATGTGAGTACTCATGTCAAATTTCTTTTTAAAGTggtaatatttatatttttcttgtgtgtgttttttcctttttttttaaattttccagAAAGAAGCAGTGCATGTGAGTAATATAATGTACAAAAATATTAAGGGAACGAGTTCCACGCATACTGCAGTTAAATTAAACTGCAGTAAAACTGTTCCATGCCAAGGGATACAAATGGAAAATGTGGACATACGTTACCTAGGAGATCCAACTGTTAAAGCTTTATGTGCAAACGTCAAATACACAACAAAAGGGGTAGCTTTCCCAAAATGCCCTTCCGAGCGCCCGTGGGCATTTTTATggaattaataatatttttatccttTGTATACATGTCCCTTTATATCATTTTTACAATCCCTTTTGTTCTTGAGAAATTCATTATTGGCATGTCCAATAGAAAAGTTATGTTATACAAGGGGAGTAGAAGGAAAGGAAGTATAATTTTAGAATCAAGTTGGCTAGGAATTATAACTGCTACTGTATTATGTATTTGTCAGTGTAAGTTCGTGTGTTGTGAAAGATTATTTTTCTCCTATGTATTTGAGTGGTCGCAAATAATCAAGGAGATGGAAGAATTTCTCTTGCATAAAGTATTTCCTCATCATTAATCTAAATGACAATATTCTGCCTAGTTTACAACaaagcaagaaaaaaaaaaaaaaatatatatatatatatatatatatatatatatatatatatatatatatatatatataaacacgaTTTTACTAGTATATAATAGTATTCATACAACTTTCAAAACTTTTACAATTTAAGTTCATTGAATTAGTCAAATCTTAAATGTTCAAAcattacttttatattttctgCCATTATTACTTGTATAAGACATAAGTAATTCAAGATGATAACTTTAACTCTATGCTCAATCAAAATCAAATAGTGTGAAACacgactgtgatgtcttcgattgccttgatcttatcagggttgatttcgatccccccttccctcaacatttcgttgtctttttatttcaccttgaagaggtccgacttcctagtcacaacctttattgctccggcatgtgcctttacgaaggagtatgcaagcatggcgaaggaatcgatggaattaggcggcaaattgtggtgccaacagattcaatctcatcgtcttccaagtcattcccttttattgcgcatgtataagaagtggtGTGCTCTttagggtcggtggtcccattatacttaggaatttctggcatTCAAAATTTCTTCGGATTGggtttcggagccgcacttggagagaaaggcttctgtacgaatttctttgaatccataccctttagaatcggcggtgcccccggtatttagtcaacccgggagttgtatatctctactttcttgtcatttgcctcgattttcttttctcccgattcaatccgtttagtgagctcctcgagcattttcataacgGCGGGGCCAGTCCCCGATTCGTTGGCGTTCGACCTTTCCGGCACATGCTCCGTCCTGTGGACGACTTATGGTTCGATCCTACTCGGTGTTCGGTGTTGATTTTATCGTTGTGCTATAACGGCTTGTTGAGCATGTAATatttcgaatatcaattggaggctaactccaccatcttctccgccctacgtacctcgaccacctgatcgaacttccctgcgtacgctaccttcgggatcaacgcccaaatttgcatttagggcgacatgtgaactgacatcgacGGGATTTGCAATTGGTGCTCCCTCGAGGTCAGCCTGAGGCGCCTCGATCCCTGGGGCGGCTATATTGTCATTTTTTCCGTAAAATCCGAGGTCGTTGTCACCATGTGTAGGCGttgcttgtgagtttgacatgtttatcctgaaaataaagattcttacgagaacaagtgtaaagcagtgtgtgttattggaatcagtattaagcaatcactattatccttaaaattggataacaattaaacttataatgtggttctaaggatacgtgatttcacttaataccaattgataaatatgaagattaataacagaaatgaactataaagtaaagcaaactagtgttagaatggaactcagccctcaagtttggataccctcgaattggttgatgcaagaacaattaaaatataacaagcttatgaacaatagtataaacgagaaagagaattatattgttGTGGTATCTGTGAACAATGTGTCCTACAGATGATTAGAATCCCCCCCTTAAATAGTAGAGGAATTccacttatggtataattctaattacaaaaggaaatctcatgattagttaattaaccgtttctgatttgatccgttccgagatttacgccatgatcctcgaccagtcacggatatctcgcctttctgttaATCTTCATGGTTTAGTCTGTTCCGTTACGAGGTCATCCTTCGATGCGACctcccggtctcggtcaaatagtaaaatcgggtggtCCCGATTTTAACCTTATACACTTTTCTTATTCCAATTCCGGTGAATTACATTTCACGCTCACATATATACATCAGTAAACTGAACTTCAAATCTAAGAAGAAGAAAAGTCCTTCCCGCTTAAAGGCTATCAAAtaaaatttcaattaattataTGGTTATATTTATATGGTTGGAGAAGCTAACTACTCTTTCCAAACCATCTTATAGTAGGTTTAGTTACCACGCAAGAGTTTGTTGAAATGGTAAAAGTTCTTTTATCCTTAATCAGTGATTTCATGTTCGAATCTTAAGAATAATTGAATCCTCTTCTATAAGGGGTATTAATTAATTTTACAACACCGAATCTGAATAGTCCAACCAGGGGGTTCCGGACAGTactgaatattttaaaaaataaaattaggtTTAGCTAGATGAATTAGGAAGTTGGCCGTTTCTCATACACTTAACTCATGCTTGTGTGATGTCAACAAGCACAAGGAAAGTAAGAAACCATTTTTGGGAGAAAATGCTAGTCCTTTTTCAATGTCCTAGTTGAGATATACCAGAATAATCAAAGTGTTGACTTCTCACATTTTGTGCTAAAAAACAACACTTTCTCTGATTAAGGACCATTATTTTCCCTCTTTAGAAacctttttattctttctccaagtCATTTTCCATTTTCTCCCTCTATAAATATGTATGATACTTCAAGTTGAGGAAGCACAagtcctctttcattttattcttaTTTCCTAATTAAGTTTAATTTCGAAAGGAGAacaaagagaataaaaaaaagaaaaagaaatgtttCTTAGAAGCCTTCTTATCTTACTACTAGCCACTTGTTTGCTTTCAACCTTTTGTAATGGAAAGAAGATTGGAAAACCTATAAAACGTGGTAATAGTAGTGCACCAAAAATTGATAATGTGAGGAAAACACCACAAGCAATTATTGATACACAAGCTTTTGGAGCCAAAGGTGATGGACTCACAAATGATACAGAGGTAAattctttttcgttttttaactaactttatatttcttgcttgctttatttttgtgaaaattcTATCTACAAGAGGTATCAATCTGCATGCAGTTCCACTATAGCAGACTTTTGTTTTAGTAGAAAATGATACTGAAATAATCAGTTTTAATTTCAGGCATTTataaaggcttggaagaaggcaTGCAAAACAGAAAATGTTGTGCTTTTGGTGCCAAGGCACAAGAGATATTATGTTGGACCAATTAAATTTTATGGTCCTTGCAAGAAAGGCCTTAGAATGATGGTGAGTTCAAATTCATgacaagcaaaaaaaaaatatctagtTAAATTAGAATTGACTTATAATTTATTAGTAATTTTCTTTTCCTAATTACCTTTCCAATTTCGTTCTTGATATTTTTTTGTCATTTAGATAAATGGAGAACTCAAAGCTTCAAAAAATATATCAGATTATGAGCAAGATAGAAGACATTGGCTTTTATTCCAAAACATGGAAAACTTTACAGTTGAAGGTGTAGGTAGCATCGATGGCAATGGAGAAGTATGGTGGAAACACTCTTGCAAAATTGATAAAACAATTGTGAGTATTAGTGTAATGTAAAAGAAATAAGTGTGTTTTTTTTATTCAAGTCAAGTAATTAATATAGtattattttttctctattttctgcAGCCATGCAATGCGAAAACACTAATAGCTCCAACTGTAAGTTTCAATCCCGCCTTTTACATATATAAAAAGGATAGTCTAGTGCACTAAGCTCTACTATACGCGGAGGAAAAGGATCAGATCACTTTTTCCACCGTAATACCGTATATCATCAGCATATTTAAAATTCAGCAATGAACattactaaatatatatattcaattgACAGGCTATGTTCTTTAACAATTGCACAAATGTGACAGTAAGAAACTTAGAGTTCAAGAATCCACAGAAGATGCACTTGACAATTTCTAAAAGTGAGCATTTTGAGGTTTCAAGATTGAGACTTACAGCACCAGCTGATAGCCCCAACACTGATGGGATTCACATTTCTTGGACTAAAGATATTGATATTCACCATTGTTATATTGAAACAGGTTTAAAAATAAATTGGCAATAATTTTTCTGGGAAAATATTGTGCTTTAATTAATTACTTGTTTCTTTTTTCTGGGAAATGTAATTCACCGGAATTGGTATAAGAAAAGTGTATCCGGTTAAAACCGGGaccacccgattttactatttgaccgagaccgggagGTCGCATCGAAGGATGACCTCGTAATGGAACAGACTAAACCATGAAGATtaacagaaaggcgagatatccgtgactggtcgaggatcatggcgtatatctcggaacggatcaaatcagaaatggttaattagctaatcataaGATTTCCTtttgtaattagaattataccataagtggAATTCCTCTACTATTTAGGGGGAGGGGTTAAGGGGATTCTAATCATCTGTAGGACACATTGT
It encodes the following:
- the LOC107825814 gene encoding polygalacturonase-like, giving the protein MFLRSLLILLLATCLLSTFCNGKKIGKPIKRGNSSAPKIDNVRKTPQAIIDTQAFGAKGDGLTNDTEAFIKAWKKACKTENVVLLVPRHKRYYVGPIKFYGPCKKGLRMMINGELKASKNISDYEQDRRHWLLFQNMENFTVEGVGSIDGNGEVWWKHSCKIDKTIPCNAKTLIAPTAMFFNNCTNVTVRNLEFKNPQKMHLTISKSEHFEVSRLRLTAPADSPNTDGIHISWTKDIDIHHCYIETGLKINWQ
- the LOC107825799 gene encoding polygalacturonase isoform X1, with protein sequence MFLRSLLILLLATCLLSTFCNGKKIGKPIKRGNSSAPKIDNVRKTPQVIIDTQAFGAKGDGLTNDTEAFIKAWKKACKTENAVLLVPRHKRYYVGPIKFHGPCKKGLRMMINGELRASKNISDYEQDRRHWLLFQNMENFTVEGVGSIDGNGEVWWKYSCKIDKTIPCNAKTLIAPTAMFFNNCTNVTVRNLEFKNPQKMHLTISKSEHVEVSRLRLTAPADSPNTDGIHVSGTKDIDIHHCYIETGDDCISIVNGSTNVRARYIHCGPGHGISIGSLGKNKEEDVVSNIYVHDATLRGTTNGLRIKSWQGGRGYAKNILFQDIEMVNVTNPIIIDQFYCDQEKPCKEQKEAVHVSNIMYKNIKGTSSTHTAVKLNCSKTVPCQGIQMENVDIRYLGDPTVKALCANVKYTTKGVAFPKCPSERPWAFLWN
- the LOC107825799 gene encoding polygalacturonase isoform X2 codes for the protein MFLRSLLILLLATCLLSTFCNGKKIGKPIKRGNSSAPKIDNVRKTPQVIIDTQAFGAKGDGLTNDTEAFIKAWKKACKTENAVLLVPRHKRYYVGPIKFHGPCKKGLRMMINGELRASKNISDYEQDRRHWLLFQNMENFTVEGVGSIDGNGEVWWKYSCKIDKTIAMFFNNCTNVTVRNLEFKNPQKMHLTISKSEHVEVSRLRLTAPADSPNTDGIHVSGTKDIDIHHCYIETGDDCISIVNGSTNVRARYIHCGPGHGISIGSLGKNKEEDVVSNIYVHDATLRGTTNGLRIKSWQGGRGYAKNILFQDIEMVNVTNPIIIDQFYCDQEKPCKEQKEAVHVSNIMYKNIKGTSSTHTAVKLNCSKTVPCQGIQMENVDIRYLGDPTVKALCANVKYTTKGVAFPKCPSERPWAFLWN